A window of Castanea sativa cultivar Marrone di Chiusa Pesio chromosome 8, ASM4071231v1 genomic DNA:
TTGccattagtttatatatatatatatatatatatatatatatatatatatatatatatatatatatatatattgttaggatctaagactttaggatctaaatgtattagaactttaatgtgtaatgttggcaaaccatgatcaaaacttagagtctagatataggctgctcaaagtgtgtttatgtgtaaagttgaaattgagtaattgcaggaaattactattcaatttctacaaggctCAATCGGTCGAAGCTCATGCAGATTATTTTTCTAAAGAATTTTCTAACTCAGCCCAATCTCGTttgacatgtagggttttatgttttgtctcatataaaaagaaaaactctatcCACGTTTTAGAGATTGTTGATATgctgtatgtgtgaatctcttgtgagatctagaggtattTACCTTgatacatacttagggttatcaagatcaagattgatgtcgagaacTTGGTGATATCTTCAGTTGCTGTTTCaggagcttaaagaaaaacgcAAGCGGGTGTACTAGTGGTTGCTgtggatcaaagaaagaagtagtccgtggactcggagcagTCGCgcggtcgtggtagtaagttttctactcgaggtagcattAGGATGATAGTGGTCTAAGTCCTTTTgtaaaactttaattctttcatagtggatctgttttaccttgaggataactaggttaaatcctccccaggctttttatcggtttggttttcctaggctatcatatcgtgtgttatttacttttccgcactttttacataatatgatttgaatgtgttaacctagatctgaataatttatctaagtaatcacttggctaaataactaggttaaacaactagtgttttaaggggtctaaaaacgcgCATATATATTCTTTCAAAACGATATCATTTTAGTGGACTCAAGTGGAGCGCCTTGGAAGAAGGGTTATATTGCAAATGAATGGAAGTTAAGTCCATCTCAAAGAAACCATCATCAAGAGTGGTTAAAAACCATCCAGACAGCAACATCATTAGGTCTCTAGATGAAAGTCTTCGCCTTGGAAAGGAAAACATACTTTGGCCAATCATGTAACATACCATTGCTACCTTGCTCAATTTGAGCCAAAAAAGTTAGAAGAAACTCTTCAAGATGAAAATTGGGTTGAGTCAATGCATGAAGAGCTTAATCAATTTGTGAGAAATGATGTATGGGAACTTGTTCCTAGGCTTGAAAATGTTCATGTCATCGGCACCAAATGGATCTCCAAAAACAAGACCGACGAGGATGGAGAGATTATACGGAATAAGTCTCGGCTGGTGGCTCAAGGATACACTCAAGTGGAAGGAGTAAATTTTGATGAATCCTTCACTCTCGTAGCAAGGCTTAAGTCTATTCGCATTCTTATGTCAATTGCATGCACTATGAACTTCAAACTctatcaaatggatgtgaaaTGTGCATTTCTCAATGGATATCTGAATGAAGAAGTGTTTGCTGAACAACCCAAAGGGTTCTAAGATCCACACTTCCCTGATCATGTGCTGAGATTGAAGATGGCTCTATATGGCTTGAAACAAGCTCGAAGAGTTTGGTATGATCGGATTACACATTACCTCTTGGATAGAGGATTCAAAAGAGGATATGCCGACCAGACTCTATTTGTCAAGAATGATGAGGACTACCTTCTCGTGGCCcaagtatatgttgatgacatagTATTTGGAGCTACCATTGATGCTCGAGCTATAGAGTTCTTCGAGGAGATGAAGAAAGAGTTTGAGATGAGTATGGTGGGGGAACTTACATTTTTCTTGGGCCTTCAAGTCAAACAAAAGAAGGAGGACATATTCATTTCACAAGAAAAATATGCTAGAAATATTGTCAAGAAGTTTGGATTAGATTCCAAAAAGCATGCCTCCACTCCCATGAGTTCATTTACAAACCTGAATCTTGATTCTTCCAGAGTAGAAGTGAGTCCCACTTTGTATAGGAGCATCATTGGGTGTTTACTTTATCTTACGGCTAGTAGACCAAATATAGCTTTTAGCGTGGGAGTTTGTACTCGATATCAAGCTGCTCTAAAGGAATCCCATCTGACTGCAGTGAAGTGAATCATACGATATGTCAATGGTACTCCGGATTATGGCTTGTGGTACTCAAAGGATTCTAATGCTTGCCTCGTGGGATATTTAGATGCAAATTGGGCTGGAAGTGTAGATGACTGAAAGAGTACGTCAGGTGACTGTTTCTACCTTGGGAACAATCTTGTCTCTTGGATGAGCAAGAAACAAAAGTTCGTGCCCCTCTCTACGGCGGAAGCAAAGTACATAGCTGCTAGAAGTTGCTGCACACAACTTCTCTGGATGAAGAAGTTACTTCATGACTACGGGATTCCTCAAGATAAAATGTGTGTGTTCTGTGACAACATCAGTGCTATAAATCTCTCTAAGAATCTGATTTAGCATTCAAAGTCAAAGCACATAGAGATACGTTACCACTTCATCCAGGATTTGGTGGAACATAAAGTTGTGTGTCTTGAATTCATACATACAGACAGTCAAAAGGCGGATATCTTCACCAAACTTCTCAATGGTCCTCGGTTTGAATCACTCCGTAAGACCATCGACGTTAGTACAACTCCTTGAATCTCAGTTGTGATGTGTGCTTTACCTATTTATCTTGATTTGATCTCACTAGTGTAGAGCACACACTACTTTGTTGGTTACACGTATAGCATGTTTTgacatttttgttgttttcttttcttgctttgaatgtttttattttttatcaatctctacttgtttttgtgtcaaaaatccaaaaagacataaaaagtagaaaatccaaaaagtttgattgacattattgtgttttgtcacaCACATGTTTTGCCTTGTGCCTTCGTACAAATGGCTTTGTGCATTTACAAGCGTAGCTTATTCTTTATGCACTAATATCATTGTGagaaaaatcttgacatctatgtgactgttgtaaatagatcttcaaacttgtcatgaatgattagtcaatggttttgttgatcttgagacttgcatagacttgtgtctatatatcttcccactcttttatttatttatttatttttaaaaagctcAACCAATGTAAATcttaaaatgaaaagagataatgagctacAAAAGCCATCGCACATACTAGAATTTGACACGGAAAAACGGAAAGCGACTTTTATGATACTGTATGACGCcgcaaaaagccaaaggcttgttcatcaaattgaaatttcaaaatttcaagaatcgatctcaaaatgagatgtattgattcaaaataatcaaatattatGATGTCTatgaagccaaatgaaaagcttcaaagttatgtaatcaagttttgtgggaggtcatatatacATATTTCTATAATGGAGATTGGTCACTCTTCCtagtgctaattgtgtatgtcttggttgaattgatcattgaaactttACGTTAGATTAAGAACTATCTCACATTTGATATCgacacacatcacacatgtctatgttcaatgaatgccttattcatttgtgtgattgtacttaattaaatgtgttgcacatgctcaatcatatgttgatcaaacacaaaaagatttttgagtgttttaattttttttggaaagtgtttttgttttgaaaaatgtcaaaaactGTGCAACTCTGTTTTGGCTACTCACTCGCGAGTTAATCCAGTCATATTTCTCAAGTCGCGAGCTTACTTAGAAGCTTTCGCGACTCTCTAGCGAGTCAACTCCCTAGTCGTGAAAAAGACttagaaaaatttcaaattttttgggcttttgtcaTCTTCGCGGCTCAGTTTGGCGACTAGTTTGCGAGTGGAAGCTCTAGTCGCGAGTGAAAAATTTGTCACATGGATTTTTGGCGACTTGACACGACTCCTTCCAGTCGGAAAAAACCCGTGTTTTGCTTTATGATGGTTATTTCCAAGGcacttttcaaaaacttttcatttttcccttgcaTCTCGTGACTATTCATCATCTTATCCGCCTCTCCAACTTCCAAAACCACCATTCTCACACACAAAACCtctattttcttcatcatttgttcaccaatcttcaagaaaaggtatgggttCTTTCTTTTACTCAAAGTATTTCATATATCTTGCCCTTGATTTCTTGGATTGTGTTTTTgttgagatttgaaaatatgatgTTAGAATATGGTTTATTGATGGTTTGTTGAGTTTCATGTAtggtttttgttggttttggtaGTATAATGCCTACTCTATGTGTTTTTCATACTTGTTACTCATTCTCGTGCATTATACCATGTTTATGTTGTGTTGTGCATATTATGTCCATGATAAAATGTCTCATTGACATTTTCTTGTGTTTCCGTGGATTTCATGAAATACAAAGGCTGTAAGAATAATcatgtttctttaattttgaaacattATATGATTATGTGTTTTTACACTTTGCCCTAATTTGCACACTTTTGCATCTGatgcgcgcgcacacacacacacacaatttgaGTGCTTACTGGCATGATTCTATCATGTTTTGATGAGTTATGTCTtcacatgtcattttttattgCCACTCTAAATCTCTGTTTTTAGGGTTATAGTTCAATGTCCATTGTGTTGGTACTAATGTGTTACTAATCGAGTTTGTTGTCATATTTTGTGGTACCTGCTGCTCTGTTTTTGCAGATGACTCCAAAGAAGAAGACCACTGCACAACGCGCtaacaagaggaagaaaatggaCAAAACTCGATTCCACTCTATCCAACACTTTGAAAGATACAATTAGTTCTTTGAGAAGGCTCCAATCATCCTAGAGCAATTTGTGGACCTTGTTGATTTGAAGGATTACTTTATTCCAGGCTATTTTTAAGATAGAGATTGGGAAAAGATTCTTGGTGATCTCCCCAGGGTTTGTGAACCCTTGATTCGGGAATTCTATGCCAATGCTATTCTTCGAGAGGATGAAATAGATTGCTGGATTAGAGGCCATGAGTTCACCATTGATGTGGAGGACATTGATGAAGTTCTTGGCTTTGAGGATCTCCAACATGATTTCACTTACTACAAGGACAGAATGCTCTTCATAGAGACGATTCAATCCCATATTGGTGGTGTTAGAGAAGGAAGATGCCTCAACACAACTGCTTTTCCACCGGATTTGAGGTGTCTTACATAAATCATGATGTTCAATCTATACCCAGTGAAGAAAATGACCACCATCAACAATGCTAGAGCCATTTTTCTGATGGACCTTCGTGAAAATACCTACATTGACTTTATTGCTCATGCATTCTCCATCATTGCCAATGAAACAAGGACAACCTCAAGGGCAAAGCTTGTTCTCCCTAGTCTACTCATGCGGCTCTTTCATGTAAAAGGTGTGGATTCCACAAGACATCAACCTCATGCCTACTCCTCCAGCCAATAATGCTCTAACAATTGCAAGGATCAAGGTTCGTCTTTCGAGTGATGAAGAGGAGGGTGATCAAGCACAAGGAGAGCCTATGGACATTGAAATTGAAGCAGAAGGATAACCCTCAACTTCACAGAGTTGTGGTAAAAGGAGCAGAGCCTCATCATGCTCAGAAGTGCCTCCAGATGCATTTCAGGTCATTCTTGAGAGGATTGACAGCCTTCGAGACGTCCAAAATGAGCAATCTGACAAGCTGACTGCTATTCAAGACCAGATAACTTTGTTCTCAGCCAACTTTGACATCTTCATTGCACAGTCGTAGCCCTTTGGCCATTctggtcaaaaagggggagatatAGATGGTGTAGGAGTAGCTCTTGAAGGGGAGCCTCACCGTGAGGGGGAGAaacttttataagttttttttttttttttttctctctctatggTTTATGTTTGGATTTAGCTTCTATTATGGTTTTCGTAGCACTTATTTTAGTACCttggtttggtttttaagtACTCTATAACTTTAGTActtagttttaaaatatttggacATGGTATGTTATGAATGCTTGTATGTTCCGGCTATTTAAACTATGCTTTAATTATGTACCTTTGCTTAGTAGCTCAGTACTTGTAGTTAATattatgcattttctttagtacatctctcttgtgcccttgttggattttatatccttgatgcaactaccttgtgtttttgtattagttgagtgttggacatgcaaatgattctTTGCATTGAGCTTGTTAGCTTGCATGTCCGGATGTTCATTCCTTGTGTGAATAATCATTGTGATCACTATATATagtgattgttgttgtttggtcAAGCcatgctttattattatttttctttactactTGATCACATTGTGCTTGCTCCATACGCATTTCAAGATTTCTGCTTACAATGATCGTATTGTGTTATTGTTTTCAGGAAAAACTTGTTTGTATGGTACAAGAGCTTCACAgtttctagagttaggtgtgagtgagttttggtaACTGTACCCAACTCATATTTTAAGTTTAGAGTTTGTTTTaaggttttgtcacggaatatccaaaggggaagattgtaaggttgaatttatttaatcacgtgttggctttattcggtgccaaatttgcttgtaatttagcaattagatatcCTGTATTTAGGTAGGAtttatgtaagggttgtgtgtgagaaagtgtaaagaaaaactcaagatgtgtgcaaTTTAAAGGAGTCTTGCGACTGGATCTTGCAACTGGCTCGCAGTTGGCAAATCGTTAGAatggcacacgtgtgaagcatgtagGGGAGTTGAAGGGTCACGACAGCTGGAGCACTATAGGACAAAACTTCCAGTCTGGCCAGGAAGTTAGTTCGCTACTCAAACTCATGACTCATTCCAGTCGTGAGGTTGAGTCGCCAGAATGTCctgtttgatgaaaactgacttTTCGCATTCCTCATTCACCCTATTATAAGTACtcttatacccacaaaatgtagagagcttccaaaaagaattttgagagagaaaccctagagaaaaccaagattgactcatccacaatctttatcatttgattctccaaattcctctactctcaccctctccattaaCATAttcttgagaggtacatttgtcaaatccttatctcaccatacccatatcagtgaggaggtgttttggtgcttgggaaacagttcagagaggaccaattcatttggttgatgcaatgggctttcGTGGTTTAAAATGCCGAATCTCGTCTCAATCATCATTTGTCAGGACTATTCAGAGTAAGTTCCTTGGCTTGGACAGGACATTTAGTCCATGTCGCTATTCTTGGATCCAGGGGGGAAAACGTTCGATGGAATAATTTCTTAGAGGTATTGCCGCATCCCCAAGGATTAGGCCCACTTTTTATAGGTCAGTGGAATCTTTATACTCAAAACCCCAATTCGGTTAGTCATTTATTTGGTACCTCCCAAGGCGCAGGAACTGCCATTCTAACCCTTCTCAGGGGATTTCATCCACAAACGCAGAGTTTGTGGCTGACTGATATTACTCATCATCATTTAGCTATTGCATTTATTTTTCTCGTTGCTAGTCATATGTATAGAACGAACTTCGGTATTGGGCACAGTATAAAAGATCTTTTAGAAGCACATACTCCTCCAGGGGGGCGATTAGGGCGTGGACATAAAGGTCTTTATGACACAATCAATAATTCGATTCATTTTCAATTAGGCCTTGCTCTAGCCTCTTTAGGGGTTATTACTTCCTTGGTAGCTCAACATATGTACTCTTTACCTGCTTATGCGTTCATAGCACAAGACTTTACTACTCAAGCCGCGTTATATACGCATCACCAATACATTGCAGGATTCATCATGACAGGAGCTTTTGCTCATGGagctatattttttattagagattACAATCCGGAACAAAATGAGGATAATGTATTGGCAAGAATGTTGGACCATAAGGAAGCTATCATATCCCATTTAAGTTGGGCCAGCCTTTTTTTGGGATTCCATACTTTGGGACTTTATGTTCATAATGATGTCATGCTTGCTTTTGGTACTCCCGAGAAACAAATCTTGATCGAACCCATATTTGCCCAATGGATACAATCTGCTCATGGTAAAACTTTATATGGGTTCGATGTACTTTTATCTTCAACAAGCGGCCCAGCGTTCAACGCGGGTCGAAGCATATGGTTGCCCGGTTGGTTAAATGCTATTAATGAGAATAGTAATTCACTATTTTTAACAATAGGGCCTGGAGACTTCTTGGTTCATCATGCTATTGCTCTAGGTTTACATACAACTACATTGATCTTAGTAAAAGGTGCTTTAGATGCACGTGGTTCCAAGTTAATGCCAGATAAAAAGGATTTTGGTTATAGTTTTCCTTGCGATGGTCCGGGACGAGGCGGTACTTGTGATATTTCGGCTTGGGATGCATTTTATTTGGCAGTTTTTTGGATGTTAAATACCATTGGATGGGTTACTTTTTATTGGCATTGGAAGCACATCACATTATGGCAGGGTAACGTTTCACAGTTTAATGAATCTTCCACTTATTTGATGGGATGGTTAAGAGATTATCTATGGTTAAACTCTTCACAACTTATCAACGGATATAACCCTTTTGGTATGAATAGTTTATCAGTTTGGGCGTGGATGTTCTTATTTGGACATCTTGTTTGGGCTACTGGATTTATGTTCTTAATTTCCTGGCGTGGATATTGGCAAGAATTGATTGAAACTTTAGCATGGGCTCATGAACGCACACCTTTGGCTAATTTAATTCGATGGAGAGATAAACCAGTAGCTCTTTCCATTGTGCAAGCAAGATTGGTTGGATTAGCCCATTTTTCTGTAGGTTATATATTCACTTACGCGGCTTTCTTGATTGCCTCTACATCGGGCAAATTTGGTTAATTCTTATGTGTTATATCCTCGATAATATCATTTCTTTCGATGCAGAAGGGGGTCCGCCTTCTTATATTTCTACTATTTCTACATCTAGGATCCGACTTTTATCATTGATACTAATAGGAAGAACCGAACCATTATGGCAAGAAAAGGTTTAATTCAGAGGGAAAAGAAGAGGCAAAAATTGgaacaaaaatatcatttgaTTCGTCGAtcccccaaaaaagaaataggtAAAGTTCCATTGTTGAGTGAGAAATGGGAAATTCACGGAAAGTTACAATCCCCACCGCGTAATAGTGCACCTACACGTCTTCATCGACGTTGTTTTTCAACCGGAAGACCGAGAGCTAACTATCGAGACTTTGGGTTATCCGGACACATACTTCGTGAAATGGTTCATGCATGTTTGTTGCCTGGAGCAACAAGGTCAAGTTGGTAAGCATTAAAATAtcgtttcattttttatattcatttctATGATCATAGAGGAGCCCCTTTACCATTCTGTATAAATAGGCTATTCTATTTGTACCAATATGGTAGAGGGGTGTACTCAATCCTTCTTTGTCCATTAGTTCCCAGTCCCTCTCTTCGTCGCGGGGTAGAGCAGCTTGGTAGCTCGCAAGGCTCATAACCTTGAGGTCACGGGTTCAAATCCCGTCTCCGCaacattttttttgacaaaaaatggAGGTTTGACTCCGGTAACTAgtaattaattactatttttttctttttattttggggtGGGCAGGAGGAAAAGAAGGGAATAGTATAGAAGTGAAGAGGATAGAACCACTCTACTATCACTGTCAAGTATACTTAATTCTttatcctattaaaaaaaaaatgaacccaTTACCCTGGGCGGATAGCGGGAATCGAACCCGCATCTTCTCCTTGGCAAAGAGAAATTTTACCACTCAACTATATCCGCTTGTTCTTGATACACAATGGATGGGCCATATTTGTGCAGAGTTAGATCAGATACTCCTTTGTTTTTCAGAGTAATTGCAAAAttcttattttcatttaataaaaaatgaatttagattctttataaattattaaaaatattaatagtaATTAGaataatatcaaatttgaattgtataaaattagatattattCTAATAGAAATACTATATATAGTTAACAATAACTATATAGTGAAATtagaatatataaatttaaaattataatcattccattttaataataataaaataaatattataataataaaataaatattgttattatcaaaaaagtattataaatattatataaaatttctactatttataaataataatatattataaatataaataaatagtataataaaattatttaattaatatatatatattttttaatttcatttttaaatagttaaatataaGAAGTTTGTTTGACCCctccctttcatttttttttctttatttgcatTTTGGGGacttatatttcattttaatgtGTCTCACAACCTGAAAATGAAAGAATTAGGAGGGGATCATTTCATTTTTGGATCTAAATAGAACAAATAGGTTCAAGAGATGAGAGAATTAAGGATACCCACCAAAAAGACTAATCCAATCCATAATGATGTACCGGAAAATAcaacatttttgttatttgacCAACCATCAGGAGAAGCAAATACAACAGGTACACTAATCAGTAAGATTGCTGAAGTAGCAATTAATGCAAAAACAGCCAATTGGAAAGCAATAGTCATCTTTCTAATCCTCCAATCTATCAACAAAAGAAACTATATACCATTTGATCCCTTTATTGGTATCGGCCAAAAAATTGTATCAGccaaaaattctaataaaacGTATCATAGAGGGATTTTACCACGAATCTATTAATGCTGTATGACTTATTAGCACCTTTTACCACCTTATTAAATTAAGGCATGAGATCAAGGgaaaggtattttttttttacttcattaaAAGAGGCCCGCCAGAtcattatctatatatatacagaTCGATAGCTAGACCCATAGGATCGCACCGgatatctttatatatataggtcGTAATGGTATCAACTCATATATCCATGTTCTAttcattagaaaataaaaaaaaaaataataaaatagaaataatctTTCGGAGAGGTGGCCGAGTGGTTGATAGCTCCGGTCTTGAAAACCGGTATAGTTCGAAACAAAGAACTATCGAGGGTTCGAAtccctctctctccttttttgctcgtggaatatatatatatatatattttttttattttattggttttgtCCGGCTCAGTATTAGTATTCTAAAAGGGAATGGCTCGGCTAGGGGGATAGCCGAGCcagaacaggaaaaaaaaagggttcaaTATATAATGAGtcgaaaatgaaaataaaggaatactttttttttttttcaatacgtATGACCTAacccaaccaaacaaatatGTATGATGAAATCAAATAGATTTTGACTTCAAGCATTAGAATTAGATCTCCTGTCTTAGTTAAGAGGAGTCATGGAAAGAACAGGTTCAAAATCGCGATCAATTCCTTTTTCAAATCCTGCTGCAGCTGCACGAGCCCTTCCTGCATGCCATAAATGACCTACGAATAGGAAGAATCCTAGAACAAAATGAGAGGTAGCTAACCAACTTCTAGGAGAGACAtagtaagctagagaagacaaggttcggcgtaacccagttggagcaagaagcttggagggcttacgtgcactgggtagattaggccttggagggtcttctgctattcatgtatcctaacttcattctctagtggattattgaccgatTGGAGGGcagcagagaggtttttcgctgagtacttcggttttctcttcgataacacatcggcgtgttatttttgtgtttgcataTCTCTTACGTTTCtgtttaccttttaattgctgctatgtttgtaattaattatggtttagagtgtgttaCTATTTTGGTTATAGCATATAttttatattccgcacatatatagtttgattataagcttgtgttaGTATTTTTGTAATCGGGGGTCTATACATTCATTGGTGTCTTATacgctatttgaactttcacACTGGACCCGGTCAGATGGTGACACGTATCCAAAAGTGGACACATGTCACCATTTCAACAGGTCTAGTGCCACTGGATACTAAACCTACAATAGTCTCTTAGTTgaacacaaaactaaaaaagtaaCTTATGGTCTCCAATTTCTCTAATTTGGAATCCTTCTCGTGATCTTATCCCTCGTTTTCTCTTTCCAAAAGAGAGAGCTTACTCTATTTCCTTGTGATGTCCTCCATCTTCTAAGAGCTAAATTGTTACCAAGTCCCATGAAAGACAAACCCACGAGACCTACTGGCTAGTAAACCTATTACATACCAGAGGTAACAAAAATTCCCTCTCAAAGAGATtcacagagaaaaagaaacataattcTACCGCTTAGAAAGGGTGGAGGCTCTGGCCTTCCTTTTGGTGTCTAGTTCCCATTCAAGCTATCATTTTCGTAATATAGATGATTTGCTTATAGGATTTGCATTAGGtagattattaattaaaaagttgaaaatgtGGGACTTTTGTGCATAGCActcacacatatataaatattcCAATGTAACAAATAATTCAAAAGTATCTAGGTAGGCACTCACACTCCTGGAGATTTTCGAAACAAGTAAAATATGGCAAAACTAATTCATTGAAAATCCAAATCAGTTGGAGTGCCCTCTTATTAAGTCattatttaacaataatttaagacacatacattgatggaaatatgcatgtgtgcaatggaaaataaacggatctacttcattcataaatgttaacatgcactacataagtttcagaatttaaga
This region includes:
- the LOC142606339 gene encoding putative mitochondrial protein AtMg00820, coding for MHEELNQFVRNDVWELVPRLENVHVIGTKWISKNKTDEDGEIIRNKSRLVAQGYTQVEGVNFDESFTLVARLKSIRILMSIACTMNFKLYQMDVKCAFLNGYLNEEVFAEQPKGF